From Lolium perenne isolate Kyuss_39 chromosome 5, Kyuss_2.0, whole genome shotgun sequence, a single genomic window includes:
- the LOC127303182 gene encoding uncharacterized protein yields MVCLLKRLYAAKLRRSSPPPPTPPPADAPLRLPHLPADIFMEILSRVGDAVAVVRCAATCKAWRRLILEPSFPSPLLGFFFRDTSPKRPHRRRYLGRPTRFLLIGRPHSVFHLSHFLPNAASLSGFDAVASGGHGLIALRRVKGYSCDSIRICVCNPMAGTSTFLPPLPVPDISFLESLAFLDADGSSFRLLASTKRYPDAHAPDEMLLRVFSSQTGQWGMAVTAQLPDNMAVYLRFPAVVHHGDIHWICYNHRFAVDAVLAVRLGQTEASARRIDLPLHAGINRRNEGALRLFSSALGCLSLVYVDNKPVISIWNFQDDGTWALHKTVHLMSDPFAVTTGKSGTAVQPNFAVSCCTAKISLPCVAGRAHGNEKMHGKVLAQRTAKKHITAKKDMAHGKEVSHGKELEKRTAKILGRQSLAVVSGLFMVNLETGMTSKVCDAFCDKYECPYMPDLRSCLGAMKSF; encoded by the exons cgaagctccgccggagttctccaccgccaccgacaccac CGCCGGCGGATGCGCCTCTGCGGCTGCCACATCTCCCGGCGGACATCTTCATGGAGATCTTGTCCCGCGTGGgcgacgccgtcgccgtcgtccgctGTGCGGCCACCTGCAAAGCATGGCGCCGCCTCATCCTAGAGCCGTCCTTCCCCTCACCCCTCCTCGGATTCTTTTTCCGGGACACTTCTCCAAAGCGACCCCATCGCCGCCGGTACCTCGGCCGTCCCACGCGATTCCTCCTCATCGGCCGCCCTCATTCCGTCTTCCACTTGTCCCACTTCTTGCCGAACGCGGCCAGCCTCAGCGGATTCGACGCTGTCGCGTCAGGCGGACATGGGCTTATTGCGCTCCGCCGTGTCAAGGGCTACTCTTGCGACTCCATCAGGATCTGTGTCTGCAATCCCATGGCCGGGACCTCCACCTTTCTCCCCCCACTCCCTGTCCCTGACATATCGTTCCTCGAGAGCCTAGCATTTCTGGACGCAGATGGCTCCTCGTTCCGCTTGCTTGCATCGACGAAAAGATATCCAGACGCACACGCACCAGACGAGATGCTCCTGCGCGTCTTCTCCTCCCAAACAGGACAGTGGGGCATGGCGGTGACAGCCCAACTGCCTGACAACATGGCGGTCTACCTCCGCTTCCCTGCCGTCGTCCACCATGGCGACATCCACTGGATATGTTACAACCATCGGTTCGCGGTGGACGCAGTACTGGCCGTGCGCCTCGGCCAGACCGAGGCGTCGGCGCGCCGAATTGACCTTCCGCTGCACGCGGGCATAAACCGCCGCAACGAAGGGGCACTTCGCCTGTTCAGTTCAGCTTTGGGGTGTCTCTCTTTGGTTTATGTGGATAATAAACCTGTCATCTCCATCTGGAATTTTCAAGACGACGGCACGTGGGCGCTTCACAAGACGGTACATCTCATGTCCGATCCTTTC GCAGTCACTACGGGAAAATCAGGCACTGCCGTGCAGCCAAACTTTGCCGTGAGCtgctgcacggcaaagatttctttgccgtgcgtagcAGGAAGAGCGCACGGCAACGAAAAAATGCACGGCAAAGTATTagcgcagcgcacggcaaagaaacataTCACGGCAAAGAAAGatatggcgcacggcaaagaagtgtCTCACGGCAAAGAATTggagaagcgcacggcaaagattttggGACGGCAAAGTTTGGCTGTAGTGAGTGGCCTTTTCATGGTGAACCTCGAGACAGGGATGACGTCCAAAGTATGCGATGCCTTTTGCGACAAGTACGAGTGCCCATACATGCCGGATTTGAGGTCTTGCCTGGGAGCCATGAAAAGTTTCTGA